DNA from Acidobacteriota bacterium:
TGGCGGTGCGAGGCGCAAACAGGTAGGCGTTCGAGGCCTCGATGGCCGGCGTCAGGTGCTCCAGCGGGCTGAGATTGTCCAAAATCCAATCGGAGCGGCCTTGGGTGGACAGGATCAGATCGCCGTGAGCGATTTTGATGTCGGTGACGGGCGTATGCGGCAGATTGAGCTGGAACGGCTGCCAGTGGCCGCCGTTGTCGAAGGAAACGTACATACCGAACTCGGTGCCAGCGAAGAGCAAGCCGGGGCGGACGGGATCTTCGCGGACCACGCGCGTGGGCGAGTTGCCGGGAATGCCGTTATGGCCATCGGTGAGCAGCGTCCAGTGGGCGCCGAAATCGCCGGTGCGGTAGATGTAGGGCTTGAAGTCGCCAAGCAGATAGCGATAAATCGCGGCGTAAGCGCCGGCGGCGGAATAGGGGCTGGGGTCAATGTTCTGGACGCGGCCACCGGGCGGGAGGCCTTGGGGCGTGACATTGGCCCAGGTTTTGCCACTGTCGCGGGTCACGTAGATGAGGCCGTCGTTGGAGCCAGTCCAGATCACGCCTTTTTGGACCGGCGAGACGCGGATGGAGTAGAGCGTACTGTAGACTTCTTCGCCGGTGGCATCGCGGGTGATGGGCTGGCCGCTGGCAATTTGCGTGCCCGGAGGATGCGCGGTGAGATCGGGGCTGATGCGCTGCCAGTGCACGCCGCCATCGAGGGTGCGGTGCAAGTATTGCGAACCATAGTAAACGGCGTAGGGCGGATGGGGCGAGACTTCCATCGGCGCCACGCGCTGGAAGCGGTCGATGAGGCGCGGCGGGTTGTTGCCGTAGAGTGATTGCGCGCCGACCCAGTAATTCATTTCGTTGTGGGTGCGGATGTCCTCGCGCGTGAACTGGCCCTTGCAGCCGCCGTAGACGATGTCGGGTTTGGCGGGATCGGGAATGATGGGGCCGGTTTCGCAGCCGGGGCCGGAACGGAAGGCCTGATCATCGCCGAGCGGCAGGCTGGGGATGATGACGGTGTCGTCGTCCTGCTGGGCGCCATAGATGCGGTAGGGGTGCTGGTCATCCACGGCGACCTGATAGATTTCCGCGGTGGGCTGATTGAGCTGCGTGCTCCAGGTCTTGCCGCCGTCGAGCGAAACGTTGGCGCCGCCGTCGTTGGCCTGGATCATGTCGAGCGAATTGCTGGGATTGATCCAGATGCCGTGATTGTCGCCATGCGGCGTGCGCTCGCGCTGAAAGGTTTTGCCGCCATCGGTGGACTGGAACCAGTTCTCGTCGCCAACGTAAACCACATCGGCATGGTTGGGATCGACGCCGAGCGCGTCGTAGTAGAAGGGGCGCGTGATCAGCTCGGCGTTGCCGTTGATGAGCGACCAATGCGCGCCTGCATCTTCGGAGCGGTACAGGCCGCTGCCGGGCTTGGCCTCGATGAGCGCGTAGATGCGGTTGGGAGCGACGGCAGAAATCTTGATATTGCTGCGGCCGAAGAGCTGCTCGGGCAGGCCGTTGCCGAGCTTGGTCCAGTGATCGCCACCGTCGGTGGATTTGTACAGGCCTGCACCCTGGCTGGCTTCTGAGCCGCTGATGATGGTCCAGGGCTTGCGCAGACCGTGCCAGAGGCCAGCGTAGAGAATCTGCGGGTTGACCGGATCCATGGCCAGCGCGGATGCGCCCAGCTCGGGCGAGATGTAGAGCACCTTCTGCCAGGTTTGGCCGCCGTCGCGGCTGCGGTAGACGCCGCGATCGGGGCCGTTCGCGAAGGGATTGCCCTGCGCGGCAACGTAAACAAGATTGGGGTCATGCGGCGCAATGTCAATGAAGCGAATCTGGCCGGCGTCGGGCAGGCCGGCGAACGTCCAGGTTTTGCCGGCGTCGGTGGATTTGTACAGGCCGCGGCCGATGGAGACGTTGCTGCGAATGTCGGCTGAACCCGTGCCGGCATAGACGACGTTCGGATCAGATGGCGCGACAGCGATGGCGCCCATCGACCCAACGGTGAAGTACTTGTCGCTGACGTTGCTCCAGGCTGCGCCGGCATCGGTGGTTTTCCAGACGCCGCCCCCGGTCGAGCCGAAGTAGAAGGTGTTGGGCTCGCTCGCGACGCCGGCGACCGCGGTCACGCGGCCGCCACGGAAGGGACCGATCAGGCGATAGCGCATGCCGCTCCAGAAAGCGGGATTGACCGGCATGGGAATCTGAGGAAGGGCAGGAAGCGCGGCAACGGCCAGCAGGGCGAGCGGCAGCAAGCGGTAGATTCGGCGACGCAGCATAGGGCGGATTATAGCGGCATCAGCCCTGCTCGGGAATGTTATGACGTACGGTTCACTCTGGCGCCGGCGGATGATGAAAGCGGGCTGGGAGGGGTGCGGGCGCGGAGACGCCGAGGATTAAGCCGAGAGCGGCAAAGGCCAGGGCCGTAGCAACGGCTGGCCGCACGGGGCTGCCGAGGCCGGCATTGATGCGCACCAGCGACCAGAAAACGCCGCCGATGAAGCCGAAGAGACCATAGCAAAAGCTGAAGGCCAGTGTGGCGGCACCGCGGCCGCACTCACCCTCGCGCGGCAACAAGCAGGTGGCGAGCGCGACGACGGTACAAAGAACTGCCAGGGTCACGAGAGCGAAGACGGGGCGCGGCAGGAAGCGGCTGGGAGCATCACCGTGGCTGAAATGAATGACGAGAGCGTGAGGCAGCGCCGTCCAGCGCAGGCCCAGGAGCAGCGCATAGGCCGCGGTCATCAGCCACAGCGGCAGCAGGCGGCCTCGGACGCGCATGGTAATAACCTACCCTGACGCGAGCGTATCTTTGGGCGGATTCTAGGAACCACCGGCCAGGTGCAGGCCGGTAACCTGGAGATTGGCATTAGCCAGAGTCCAGTCGAGAAATTGCGTGCCTCGGAGGAAGTGGCAGGCCACGACTACATCGGTGGCCGTGGCGCCATGCTGGCGATTCTCGACGGCGGAAGCGCTATCGAAGCTGCCGTATTTACTCTCGAAGCCCTGCCAGAGCTTGGCCATTTGCATCGGTGGGAGAGCTTTTTGGAGCGCCGGACTGAAACGGGCGTAGACCTGAGAAAAATGCTGACCGGCAAGTTGATACGTGATCGCCACGGCGGCAGTGCTAGCCTTTACGTCGCCAGGGCTGTCGCCCTTGTTGTTGACACAGCCGCCGGCCAAAAGACAGGCTATGGCCAGCAGCGGAAGGCTCATTTGGCGCCAGGCACGGAGCACTCCTTCAATTATTACCAGGAATGGGCGAGAGTCTCGATGATCTGCGTCAGGGAATCCAAATCCCTGGTGTCGATAACTTCCGCGGGCGAGTGCGAGGTGCGCAGGGGCCAGCCCAAGGGCAAATCGACCGAGCCATAGGGCAGAAAAGCGGAACCATCATTGCCGCCGCTGGTTTCGCCAATCTGCACGGGAATGTGGGCGGCAAGCGCCATCGAGCGCACGCGGCGGGCGAGGTCCCAGGGGGTAATGCTGGAGTCGTCGATGGCGCGGATGACGAAGCCATCGCCGAGCGCGGCGTCGGCGTAGCGGTGCGACTCGAGGGGCGAGTCGGAACTGACGAAGGTGTCGATGGCGAAGACGTAATCAGGCGCATGGCCGGCCGCGGCCATGCGGGCAGCGATAACTTTGGCGCCCAGCAGGCCTTCTTCCTCGCCGGTGGACCAGGCGAGGGTGACGTCGCGACCAGGCAGGCTGGGGCCCAGCGCCCAGGCGGCGGCAATGAGCGCGGCACAGCCGACACGATCGTCAAAACTGCGGGCACTGGCGCGGTCGGCCAGCAGCGCGCGATAGCGTTTGGGAATGGTGACGGTGTCGCCGGCGGCAATGCCCAACGCCTGAACTTCGGCCGGCGTGTGCGCACCAACGTCCGCCCAGAGGGGCATGCCACGCTCGAATTTGAAACCGGGCTGATCCCAGCCTTGCGGGAGTTCGAGCACGGCGGGGCGCATCCCCTTGCCGGTATGCACGACGAGCGGGTGACCAATGTAGAAGCGCAGGTCGACGCCGCCGCGGGTTTCGAGGCGCACCCGGCCGTCGGGGGCAATCGCTTGCACGGCGAAACCGGTTTCATCCTGATGGGCGACAAACAGGATGCGGGGGGCGTTGGGTCCGCTATCAGCCCCATGCAGTACCAGGTCGCCGGCGCTGTCGCTGATGGGGTGCGCCCAGGGCGGCAGCAGGTTCTGGATCGCCTGCGCGACGCGCGACTCGTGCGGATGCACGCCATACTGCGCGACCAATTGCTGCAGCGCCGCGGTGGGCGTGGGTGCGGTAGCGGGGCGCGCGGGCAAGGGCGGGAGCGGCAGCAGCGCAGGCTGCGGCAGCAGCGGTGCCGACGGGGTCTCGCCGAGTGCTTTCTCCACGCGCGCGACCAGATCGTCCAGCGGTTTGGCGTCGATCGTGGCGGCGGGTGTGGAGCGCCAATGCACCGGAATCGACCAATATTGGAGGGTGGGAACCGGTGCCGCAGCCTGCGCCGCACGTAAGCGCCGGGCCTGGCGCGGCGGCGCCGGCCAGCCTACCAGTACCGCCGGGACGGGAGCGGCGGCGTTCGTCTGCTGCGCAAGCTGCTCGCGCACGCGAGCGAGGCCGCGTCCACCGCTCCATTGCTGCGTCACAAAGGCGATGGTGACCGGGCCGGGCAGTTTGGCCGCGTCCACATGGCGCAGGGCTTCGACCAGCACCGCCGCGCCATAGCGGTTGCCGATGCTAAAGCCGGTAAGCGCACCATCGCCGAGCACCTGCAACTGGCGGTCGAGCGCAATCGGGCTGAGCACATGGACGCCGGCGGCGCGCGTCTCCGCGGCGGAGGAGGCGCCGACGTCGACATACATGTTGTCCAGGTTTGCCGGATCGGGCGGGTTCAGGCGGCCGCCGCGCAAGTGGACCGAAAGGCCGGTAACGACGCCTTGCAGCCAATGGCCGGATGGGGTCTGCACCTGAATAGGCTGACCTGTGGCCAACACATTGAACAGGGGCAGGAAACCGCGCGTGGGCAGGCGCTCGACGCGCAGATAGCCCTGGCTGGTGATGGCGCTGACTACGTAGCCCGGCTCGTCGAGCGGCGCCACCAGCAGCAGCGGCGCGCCCGTGGCGGCGGCTGGCGGCGAGAGAGTGACAATGACATCGCCGAGATTGTCGCGCGTGGGATTGAAGGCGGCAAGTTCATCGGCGATGTGATTGGCCAGCGCGCTCTCGTAGCCAGACACCGCGGGCGTGGCCACGTAGTTGCGCAAATCCTGCGCCATGGAGCCGGAGACGGCCTGGGCGATGGCAAGGGCAGCTAAAAGAGCGCACGTAGCCGAAAGTGCAAGGAAGCGGCGCACGCTTTCCATGCTACTCGGGATGGCGGTTGACATCACAATGCAATTTGCGCATCATTTTGCTATGCGGACGACAATATCCGTAAACGATGACTTATTGGAAGAAGTGCATCATTATGCCAGCAGCCGCGGCCTGCGGTTCAGCCGGGCGGTCGAAGAGCTGCTCAAGCGGGGACTGAAGCCACGCCCCCTTCCGGTGCAGTCCCCAGGGGACGGGCTAGAGCCATTCGACCTTCCAGCCGGTTCCCCGGCAATGACATTAGAGAGATTGCTCCAGCTTGAGCGGGACATGGAAGATGAAGAGGACGCAAGGAAATGGTCGCCCTCCTCGACGTAAATGTTCTCATCGCGATTACGTGGCCAGCCGATCCGGCACATTCAAAGTGCCGCGAATGGTTTATACACACGTGCCCTCAGGGATGGGCAAGTTGCCCATTGACGCAAACCGGGTACGTTCGCGTCATTACGAGCCCGGGATTTTCGCCTGATGCACCTTCGATCGCAGAGGCCGTTTCCAAGCTTGAACGCCACATTGCCCACCGGGATCACCAATTTTGGGCAGCAGATCTGCAACTGCCAGAAGTGTGGCGCTATTTCGTTGGCCGGCTGCAAGGGCATCGGCAAATCACGGATGCATACCTGTTGGCGCTTGCCATTCATCGCGGGGGCGTGCTGGTCACACGAGATAGAGGTATTCGTTCGCTGCTGCCCGCGGGCAGCCCACTGGTGAAGCATCTGCTGGTGCTGGAATGAATTATTCGTAGCGCAGGGCGACGGTGGGATCGACGCGGGTGGCGCGGCGGGCGGGGAGATAGCAGGCGGCGAGAGCCACCAGAATCAGGACGGCGGCGACGGCGAGCAGCGTGACGGGATCGTCGGGGCGGATCTGGTAGAGCATGCCGCTGAGGAAGCGCGTGAGCGCCAGCGCCGCGGCCAGGCCGAGGATCACACCCAGCAAAGCCAGGCGCATGCCTTCACGCACGACCGAGCGCAGGACATCGGCGCGCTGTGCGCCGAGCGCCATGCGGATACCGATCTCGTGGACGCGGCGGCTGACGGTATAGCTGAGCACGCCGTAAAGGCCGATGGCGGCGAGGAAAACGGCGCAGAGCGCAAACAGCGCACTGAGGGTGGTTTCGTAACGGCGCGGAGCGGTGCTGGCAGCGAGGACGCCTTGCAGGGTTTGCTGGCTGGCGACCGCTACGTTGCGGTTCACCCTGGCAAGCACGCGCCGGATCACGGCGCCGGCGGCTTGAGGCGACAGGCGCGTGCGTACGATCAGGCTCTCGCCGGGTTCAGCGAAGAACCAGATGGGAACGTAAACGGCGAGTGCAGCCGGTTTCTCCGCGCCATCACGCACGTCGCCGACGACGCCGACGATTTCGAAGGGCTTGGGCGTTTCG
Protein-coding regions in this window:
- a CDS encoding M20/M25/M40 family metallo-hydrolase, which gives rise to MSTAIPSSMESVRRFLALSATCALLAALAIAQAVSGSMAQDLRNYVATPAVSGYESALANHIADELAAFNPTRDNLGDVIVTLSPPAAATGAPLLLVAPLDEPGYVVSAITSQGYLRVERLPTRGFLPLFNVLATGQPIQVQTPSGHWLQGVVTGLSVHLRGGRLNPPDPANLDNMYVDVGASSAAETRAAGVHVLSPIALDRQLQVLGDGALTGFSIGNRYGAAVLVEALRHVDAAKLPGPVTIAFVTQQWSGGRGLARVREQLAQQTNAAAPVPAVLVGWPAPPRQARRLRAAQAAAPVPTLQYWSIPVHWRSTPAATIDAKPLDDLVARVEKALGETPSAPLLPQPALLPLPPLPARPATAPTPTAALQQLVAQYGVHPHESRVAQAIQNLLPPWAHPISDSAGDLVLHGADSGPNAPRILFVAHQDETGFAVQAIAPDGRVRLETRGGVDLRFYIGHPLVVHTGKGMRPAVLELPQGWDQPGFKFERGMPLWADVGAHTPAEVQALGIAAGDTVTIPKRYRALLADRASARSFDDRVGCAALIAAAWALGPSLPGRDVTLAWSTGEEEGLLGAKVIAARMAAAGHAPDYVFAIDTFVSSDSPLESHRYADAALGDGFVIRAIDDSSITPWDLARRVRSMALAAHIPVQIGETSGGNDGSAFLPYGSVDLPLGWPLRTSHSPAEVIDTRDLDSLTQIIETLAHSW
- a CDS encoding DUF3887 domain-containing protein; protein product: MLRAWRQMSLPLLAIACLLAGGCVNNKGDSPGDVKASTAAVAITYQLAGQHFSQVYARFSPALQKALPPMQMAKLWQGFESKYGSFDSASAVENRQHGATATDVVVACHFLRGTQFLDWTLANANLQVTGLHLAGGS
- a CDS encoding PIN domain-containing protein encodes the protein MVALLDVNVLIAITWPADPAHSKCREWFIHTCPQGWASCPLTQTGYVRVITSPGFSPDAPSIAEAVSKLERHIAHRDHQFWAADLQLPEVWRYFVGRLQGHRQITDAYLLALAIHRGGVLVTRDRGIRSLLPAGSPLVKHLLVLE